One window of Catonella massiliensis genomic DNA carries:
- a CDS encoding ABC transporter ATP-binding protein — protein sequence MSNEEREVLVELQNLDEFFKIGKNKILKAVEKVSFKIYRGETFGLVGESGCGKTTCGRTIINLYKATGGKVIFEGEDVSKIDKKDIKSFKKKAQMIFQDPYSSLDPKMTIGEIIAEGIRVHFSELSEGEIQERVSELLKTVGLNAEHGARFPHELSGGQRQRIGIARALGVEPSFIVCDEPISALDVSIQAQVVNLLIELQKSKALTYLFISHDLSMVKHISDRIGVMYLGSMVEISPKDKLYDRPLHPYTRALISAIPIPNPAVSSKDRVKLEGEIPSPIHAPEGCKFSTRCRYCGDKCKTCRPELKEVDKDHFVACHLYDEGIEAAIRSMESIDRQFK from the coding sequence ATGAGTAATGAAGAAAGAGAAGTTTTAGTCGAGTTACAAAATCTGGACGAATTCTTCAAAATTGGGAAAAACAAAATATTAAAGGCAGTGGAAAAAGTAAGTTTTAAGATATACAGAGGTGAAACTTTTGGATTAGTAGGAGAATCAGGGTGTGGAAAAACAACTTGTGGCCGTACGATAATCAATTTATATAAGGCTACAGGCGGCAAGGTGATATTTGAGGGGGAAGATGTATCTAAAATAGATAAGAAGGATATTAAATCATTTAAGAAAAAAGCACAGATGATATTTCAAGATCCTTATTCTTCACTAGATCCTAAAATGACAATTGGTGAAATTATAGCAGAAGGAATAAGGGTTCATTTTAGTGAACTCTCCGAAGGGGAGATACAGGAAAGAGTTAGTGAACTTCTTAAAACGGTGGGTCTTAATGCTGAGCATGGTGCGAGATTTCCACATGAACTTTCGGGTGGTCAGAGACAGAGAATAGGTATTGCCAGAGCACTTGGAGTTGAACCATCTTTCATTGTTTGTGATGAGCCTATTTCGGCACTTGATGTGTCTATACAGGCTCAGGTTGTAAATTTATTGATTGAGCTTCAAAAGAGCAAAGCCCTTACATACCTGTTCATTTCACATGACCTTTCGATGGTTAAACACATATCAGATAGAATTGGTGTTATGTACCTTGGAAGTATGGTTGAGATTTCTCCCAAAGATAAGCTTTATGACAGACCTCTACATCCATACACAAGAGCCCTTATATCAGCTATACCAATTCCCAATCCTGCGGTGTCGTCGAAGGATAGGGTAAAACTTGAAGGAGAAATCCCTTCTCCAATTCATGCGCCTGAAGGTTGTAAATTTAGTACCAGATGCAGATATTGTGGCGACAAATGTAAAACCTGCAGGCCCGAACTTAAAGAAGTTGATAAGGATCATTTTGTTGCCTGTCACTTGTATGATGAAGGGATTGAGGCTGCTATAAGGTCTATGGAAAGTATAGATAGACAGTTTAAATAA
- a CDS encoding ABC transporter ATP-binding protein, which translates to MKKEKVLDVNNLNISFNTYAGEVKAVRGVSFEVYEGESLALVGESGCGKTVTSKAILQILPSTAVVKKDSSINYCGEEVLTMNRERMKQYKGSDVAMIFQDPMTSLNPTMKIGKQIMESILLHTKMSKEEAKQEAIRLLKTVNIPNAEERVNQFPHELSGGMRQRVMIAIALACNPKVILADEPTTALDVTIQAQILDLLRELRDKRNTAVVLVTHDLGVVADFADRIQVMYAGEIMETGTVEEIFNDAHHPYTWALLMSVPRLDTGNKEELYSLGGTPPDLLMEIKGCPFAARCDYAMQICTEAKPPCSEYSDKHKCRCWLAHPKAPKVERPY; encoded by the coding sequence ATGAAAAAAGAGAAAGTTCTAGATGTTAATAACCTCAATATATCATTTAATACTTATGCCGGAGAAGTAAAAGCTGTAAGAGGGGTAAGTTTTGAAGTATATGAAGGGGAATCGTTGGCGCTTGTAGGAGAGTCGGGATGTGGAAAAACAGTTACTTCAAAAGCTATATTACAGATATTACCGTCTACTGCGGTTGTTAAGAAAGACTCTTCAATTAATTATTGTGGTGAAGAAGTCCTAACAATGAACAGAGAAAGGATGAAACAGTATAAAGGCTCTGATGTAGCAATGATATTCCAGGATCCTATGACATCGCTCAATCCAACTATGAAAATTGGCAAACAGATAATGGAATCAATACTTCTCCATACAAAAATGAGTAAGGAAGAAGCTAAGCAGGAGGCAATAAGACTGCTAAAAACAGTTAACATTCCTAATGCGGAAGAAAGGGTAAATCAATTTCCTCATGAACTATCTGGGGGAATGAGACAAAGAGTTATGATAGCTATTGCACTTGCTTGTAATCCAAAGGTAATACTGGCGGATGAACCAACAACTGCACTTGATGTGACTATTCAGGCTCAGATTCTTGATTTATTAAGAGAATTGAGGGATAAAAGAAATACCGCAGTTGTATTAGTTACACATGATTTAGGGGTAGTTGCTGATTTTGCCGATAGAATCCAAGTTATGTATGCTGGGGAAATAATGGAAACAGGAACGGTTGAAGAGATATTTAATGACGCTCATCATCCATATACTTGGGCTCTTTTGATGAGTGTACCAAGACTTGATACGGGTAATAAGGAAGAGTTATATTCACTGGGAGGGACACCCCCTGACTTGTTGATGGAAATTAAAGGCTGCCCATTTGCAGCACGATGTGATTATGCTATGCAGATATGTACGGAGGCTAAGCCACCATGCAGTGAGTATTCAGATAAACACAAATGTAGGTGTTGGCTTGCACATCCAAAGGCGCCTAAAGTAGAAAGACCATATTAG
- a CDS encoding ABC transporter permease has protein sequence MDSRDKVRYEEIDSSKFKLIGADNKSSEFIARPVVTYWSDAWRRFRANKAAMVAFVILILLTVMVIIGPIISGYSFKEAVGEPNQFPSAKFWFGTDEIGRDLFTRLWKGGRISIFIGIVGALISTVIGSIYGAVSAYAGGKVDVVMMRIVEILSSIPYLLLVIVLRLVLKSNGLGTLILAMTITGWCGLARLVRGQILSLKRKDFIMAADVLGVSKSDIVVRHLIPNTINVILVSISFDIPGYIFGEAFLSYLGLGVQAPNTSWGAMAASAQQVFQFYPYQLIFPALLIGLTMLAFTLLGDGLRDALDPNLRQ, from the coding sequence ATGGATAGTAGAGATAAAGTACGATATGAAGAAATTGACAGTAGTAAATTCAAACTTATTGGAGCAGATAACAAATCTTCAGAATTCATAGCCAGACCTGTAGTTACATATTGGTCAGATGCTTGGAGAAGATTTCGGGCAAATAAGGCCGCAATGGTTGCATTTGTGATTTTAATATTACTTACTGTTATGGTTATAATTGGACCTATTATTAGCGGGTATTCGTTCAAAGAAGCAGTTGGAGAGCCTAATCAGTTTCCTAGCGCAAAGTTTTGGTTTGGAACAGATGAGATAGGTAGAGATTTATTCACAAGACTTTGGAAGGGTGGAAGAATCTCGATTTTTATTGGTATAGTAGGAGCACTTATAAGTACTGTTATTGGAAGTATTTATGGAGCAGTTTCTGCTTATGCAGGTGGTAAAGTTGATGTGGTTATGATGAGAATCGTAGAAATTTTATCATCAATACCGTACCTTCTTCTCGTAATCGTTCTTAGACTCGTATTAAAGTCAAACGGGCTTGGAACACTTATACTGGCAATGACAATTACAGGTTGGTGTGGGTTGGCCAGACTTGTAAGAGGACAGATACTGTCGCTAAAGAGAAAAGATTTTATAATGGCTGCAGATGTACTGGGTGTAAGCAAGAGTGATATTGTAGTAAGGCATTTGATACCTAATACGATTAATGTAATACTTGTATCAATCTCTTTTGATATACCGGGATATATTTTTGGAGAAGCGTTTTTAAGTTATCTCGGCCTTGGAGTCCAGGCACCAAATACATCTTGGGGTGCCATGGCAGCTTCAGCACAGCAGGTATTTCAATTTTATCCGTATCAGCTGATTTTTCCTGCTCTCTTGATAGGACTTACAATGCTGGCATTTACTTTATTAGGTGATGGTTTGAGAGATGCACTTGACCCAAATCTCAGACAGTAG
- a CDS encoding ABC transporter permease — MLKFIVKRFLYMVLTLFIIITATFFLMHGAEGDPLSAAGKTLPKQTLENYRVKYGLDKPVIEQYAIFMKNILTKGDFGSSYKYPGREVGKTIAKTAPVSGRVGAQAMLVGILIGIILGITAALNRGKWPDYVISIIAILGITIPVFIMGSLLQLFFAVELKWFPTSGWKHMGFGKDFKYSVLPALAMCFGSIATYARYMRSNVLEVLSEDYILTARAKGVSKFNIIRKHVFRNAALPIITIIGPQIVGIFTGSFIIEGMFSIPGLGKYFVDSITARDYPMIIGTTIFYAVLFLVSQLMVDILYGVADPRIKLED; from the coding sequence ATGTTAAAATTCATAGTTAAAAGATTTTTATATATGGTACTTACCTTGTTTATTATTATTACTGCCACATTTTTTCTTATGCATGGTGCAGAAGGGGACCCTCTCTCAGCTGCAGGCAAGACTCTGCCTAAGCAGACTCTTGAAAACTATAGAGTAAAATATGGACTTGATAAACCGGTCATAGAGCAATATGCAATTTTTATGAAGAATATTCTCACAAAGGGAGATTTTGGCTCATCATATAAATATCCTGGACGAGAAGTGGGCAAGACAATTGCCAAGACTGCGCCTGTGTCGGGTAGAGTTGGTGCCCAGGCTATGCTTGTTGGAATTTTGATTGGTATCATCCTTGGTATAACTGCGGCATTAAACAGAGGGAAGTGGCCTGATTATGTAATAAGCATAATAGCAATTTTAGGTATTACAATTCCTGTTTTTATAATGGGTTCATTGTTGCAGTTGTTTTTTGCGGTTGAACTAAAGTGGTTTCCTACAAGTGGGTGGAAACATATGGGATTTGGGAAAGATTTTAAATACTCGGTTTTGCCTGCACTTGCAATGTGTTTTGGATCAATTGCAACTTATGCAAGATACATGAGAAGTAATGTTTTAGAAGTTTTAAGTGAGGATTATATCCTTACTGCAAGGGCTAAAGGTGTATCAAAATTTAATATAATTAGAAAGCATGTTTTTAGAAATGCAGCACTTCCTATAATTACCATAATCGGTCCTCAGATTGTAGGTATTTTTACCGGATCATTTATTATTGAAGGGATGTTTAGTATACCGGGATTAGGTAAGTACTTTGTAGATTCAATTACTGCAAGAGATTATCCAATGATAATAGGAACAACAATCTTTTATGCAGTACTTTTCCTAGTATCACAATTGATGGTTGACATTCTTTATGGGGTTGCAGATCCTAGGATTAAACTGGAGGACTAG
- a CDS encoding peptide ABC transporter substrate-binding protein, whose protein sequence is MRKRKVFLSGILAVTMILSITACGGGASKNDSASGTVTSTAKNSLVSSSASAGNASASVEGEEKDAEQYINAFVNADPASIDAQKGSDIYGNVIVNGIYEPLLRLSEKPDGMTELIPAGASEYKVSDDKTVYTFTIRDGMTWEDGQALTAKDYEYGIKRAADPNTAAEQGFLLAPIKNFSKVNSGKAGVDELGVKAIDDKTLEITLEAPTSYFMKLLPFRIMFPQRKDIVEQYGETFGAEADTVMGCGPYKLTEWNHNSNLTLEKSDTYWDKENVMNDTVNIRVMSDVNTVMNAFQTGEIDVVSTSLEEWREKFNNRENTKSAKILLPSVDYMTINHKDKLLSNKKIRQALLIALDRKGFNETFFKGKNIEALHWVPGCISCGDVNYREFAGEPVKKVAEANPDPKKLFIEGMKELGLGEDPSKVEINFICVSNPRLKSFGEYIQECYSKVLGINLKIEQMEWPILSGKVNKGDYQLAYLAWTADYDDPSAMLALFTSNAEAVNTGWKNEKYDNLIKDASEASDMSKAAELYKEAEELLMDEAVVIPIINGESTMYWNDYMRNVTLNQFTSTGYKPRYTVGRP, encoded by the coding sequence ATGAGAAAAAGAAAAGTATTTCTATCAGGTATTTTGGCTGTAACGATGATTCTATCAATTACTGCCTGTGGTGGAGGAGCATCTAAAAATGACTCAGCCTCCGGGACGGTAACAAGTACAGCGAAGAATTCTTTGGTAAGCAGCTCTGCGAGTGCAGGAAATGCGTCAGCTTCGGTTGAAGGCGAAGAGAAAGATGCGGAACAGTATATCAATGCATTTGTAAATGCTGATCCTGCATCTATTGATGCACAGAAAGGTTCAGACATATATGGCAATGTTATTGTAAATGGAATATATGAGCCTTTACTCAGATTGTCAGAAAAGCCTGATGGAATGACAGAGCTTATTCCTGCTGGTGCGAGTGAATATAAGGTATCAGATGATAAAACAGTTTATACTTTTACGATTCGTGACGGAATGACTTGGGAAGACGGACAGGCACTGACGGCTAAAGATTATGAATATGGTATAAAGAGAGCGGCAGATCCCAATACTGCTGCAGAGCAGGGATTTTTGCTTGCTCCTATAAAGAACTTTAGCAAGGTAAATTCGGGGAAAGCAGGGGTAGATGAGCTTGGAGTTAAGGCTATAGATGATAAAACCCTTGAAATTACCCTTGAAGCACCTACTTCATACTTTATGAAACTTCTTCCATTCAGAATAATGTTCCCTCAAAGAAAGGACATTGTAGAACAGTATGGCGAGACCTTCGGTGCAGAGGCAGATACAGTTATGGGGTGTGGTCCATATAAGCTCACAGAATGGAACCACAATTCTAACCTAACTCTTGAAAAGAGTGATACCTATTGGGATAAAGAAAATGTAATGAATGATACTGTCAATATTAGAGTAATGTCTGATGTTAATACAGTTATGAATGCCTTCCAGACAGGTGAAATTGATGTGGTTTCTACCTCTCTTGAGGAGTGGAGAGAAAAATTTAACAATAGGGAGAATACAAAAAGTGCAAAGATTCTTCTTCCTTCTGTAGATTATATGACTATTAATCACAAGGATAAACTTCTTTCCAATAAAAAAATCAGGCAGGCTCTTTTAATTGCCCTAGATAGAAAGGGATTCAATGAAACTTTCTTTAAGGGTAAGAATATCGAAGCTCTTCATTGGGTTCCAGGTTGTATAAGTTGTGGTGATGTAAACTATAGAGAGTTTGCAGGAGAACCTGTGAAGAAGGTTGCAGAGGCAAATCCTGATCCTAAGAAACTCTTCATCGAGGGAATGAAGGAACTTGGCTTGGGCGAAGATCCATCTAAGGTAGAAATTAATTTTATTTGTGTAAGTAATCCTCGTCTTAAATCCTTTGGTGAATACATACAGGAATGTTATTCAAAAGTGCTTGGAATCAACCTTAAAATAGAGCAGATGGAATGGCCAATACTTTCAGGTAAGGTTAATAAGGGAGACTACCAGTTAGCTTATCTGGCTTGGACGGCTGATTATGATGATCCAAGTGCGATGCTTGCACTCTTTACATCAAATGCAGAGGCTGTAAATACTGGTTGGAAGAATGAAAAGTATGACAATCTCATTAAAGATGCTTCTGAAGCAAGTGATATGTCAAAGGCTGCTGAGTTATACAAGGAAGCTGAGGAGCTTCTTATGGATGAGGCAGTTGTAATTCCTATCATCAACGGTGAATCCACAATGTATTGGAATGACTATATGAGAAATGTTACACTGAACCAGTTTACTTCTACAGGATATAAACCAAGATATACAGTTGGTAGACCTTAA